The nucleotide window ATAAAAAATCGATTTTAATATAATCGATAAATTGAAATAGTTCGTCGTATTCTTCTATTTGCTCATTTAAAATAAAATCATCTAGTGCAATTTGAAAGCCTTTTGCTTTTATCTCTCGTGCTCGTTCAGTCAGCTTTTTTGTAATCGCAATATCTTCCAATATCTCGATTACTATTTGAGTAGGATCTAACCAATCGAAAATAGAGCTATATAATAAATTCTCAGTAAAATTCACAAAAACCGGCTTGTCCTTCATCACTTTTTCTGCACCAAAAAGGAGGAGCGTATTCACTAGCACTTTTGCTGTAGCAGTATCAGAATCAATATTAGGAAATTCATTTAAATCTTTACTTCTATATAATAATTCATAAGCAATAACTTCTTTTTTAGCATTAAGAATTGGCTGTCTACCAACAAAAATCTCCATTCCATTCCCCTTCTTTTTATATAATTTTATGGGCAATTATTCCATTTTATTTATAAAAAAATAAAAATTTAAGTATTAAGTCATAAATAATTCTTAAATACAATCAATTTATGAAAAGATTAGTTATATAGCATTATATATAATATATAAAAAAAACAAACTTTAATTGCCTGCTTTAGTATAGATAAATGAGTAATAGCCAAAATTCATTTCATACAAAATTGCTATGATTATTTATTGCTGCCTCTTCCTTCTTAAAAAGCTCTAAAAAACCCTGAACTACTCCATTTCATAAAATAGTTCAGGGTATTTAGCTAAAATTATTTATCAATTATGCCTCAGTGTAATTGTGTCAGTGGCTTGATTTGAATCAGCAATAAACATTGCTGAATTAAGTTAAATATAATATTTTTCTACAACATCCGCACAGCGAGCACATAATGTCGTATGCTTAGCATTTGTGCCAACAGTTGGTGTAATTGTCCAGCAGCGCTCACATTTTTCACCTTCTGCTTTTTCGACAACAATTGCTGTTTTATCTAAAACTAAAGCATTTGCTGGTGCATCTGCTTTCACGCCAGCTACTTCAAATGCTGAAACGATAGATAATTGTGCAAAGTTGATATTAGCGTCCTGTAGTAATGTTGCTACTTCTTCATCTGCATAAACCGTTAATTTTGCCTCTAACGATTTACCGATTGTTTTCGCATTACGCGCTTCCTCTAATGCTTTTAACACTTCATCACGTACCGCAATAATCTTTGTCCATTTTACGCGTAGCTCTTCGAAGTTTGCTTGCTCATCAACTTCTGGGAAGTCTGTTAATTGTACAGACGCTTCCTCTTGACCTAAGTAAGACCACATTTCATCTGTTGTATGCGGTAAAATTGGCGTCAATACTTTTAACAATGTCATTAACGTATCATACATCACTGTTTGCATTGCACGACGATCTTTTTGATCTGCACCTTCAATATAGACAACGTCTTTAGCGATATCTAAATAGAAGGAAGATAACTCTATTGCTACGAAATTGTTGACAACTGTATAAACTGTTGAAAACTCGTAGCGGTCATAAGCCGCACGTACTGTTTTTAATACGTCTTGCAGGCGCATATACATATATTGATCCATCTCACGTAGCTCACTATAAGCAACGCGGTCTGTCGCTGGATTGAAGTCTGCTACGTTACCATGTAAGAAACGCAATGTGTTACGGATTTTACGATATACTTCCGATACTTGCTTTAACATATCCATTGAAATACGCACATCACCTGTGTAGTCAACAGACGCCACCCATAAACGCAAAATATCTGCACCATATTGATCCATTACCTTTTGCGGGATGATAACATTGCCTAACGACTTACTCATTTTGCGTCCTTCGCCATCTAATACGAAGCCATGTGTTAATAAGCCTTTATATGGTGCATGACCATTAATTGCAACAGATGTAATTAACGATGAATTGAACCAGCCGCGGTGTTGGTCAGAGCCTTCTAAATAAAGGTCTGCCGGATACTGCATACCACGCTCTACTAGTACGCCTTGATGTGACGAGCCTGAATCGAACCAAACGTCCATAATATCGTTTTCTTTCGTAAACTCACCGTTCGGGCTACCTGGATGTGTAAAGCCTTCTGGTAATAGTTCCTTCGCTTCTTTTTGGAACCAAATATTTGAGCCGTGCTCACGGAACAATGCTGCAATATGTGCAATCGTTTCTGGTGTAATAATCGGCTCACCATTTTCCGCATAGAAAATTGGAATCGGCACGCCCCATGCACGCTGACGGGAAATTACCCAATCTCCACGGTCACGAATCATATTATATAAACGTGTTTCACCCCATGCTGGTGTGAATTCTGTTGCTTTGACAGCATCTAGTAATTCACTACGGAACATTTCAACAGATGCAAACCATTGTGGCGTTGCACGATAAATAACAGGTTTTTTTGTACGCCAGTCATGTGGGTATGAGTGTGTGAAGAAGTTAAGCTTTTCTAATGCACCAACTTCCTTTAATTTTTCCGTAATCACTTTGTTCGCATCATCGTAGAAAAGACCTTCAAAGCCCGGTGCTTCGCTCGTATAACAGCCACGATTATCAACAGGTGATAACACCTCTAAGCCATATAACTTCCCGACATTAAAGTCGTCTTCCCCGTGTCCTGGTGCAGTATGAACGCAGCCTGTACCAGCATCTGCTGTAACGTGGTCGCCAAGCATCACAAGTGAATCACGGTCGTAGAATGGATGTGCTGCTACAACACGGTCTAATGCTTCACCTTGTAGCTCCTGCACAATTTCATAGCTTTCCCATGCTAATTCTTGTGCGATTGTTTCAAGTAAATCTTTTGCGATAATAAATTTATTGTCAGCTACTGCGACAACAACGTATGTTAATTCTGGGTTTACTGTAATACCAAGGTTTGCTGGTAATGTCCAAGGCGTTGTTGTCCAAATAATAAATTTCGCATCTGCTGGCACAACACCTTTTGCATCTTTAATCGCAAAGCTTACATAAATCGATGCAGATTTGACATCTTTATATTCGATTTCTGCTTCCGCTAATGCTGATTCAGATGATGGTGACCAATAAACTGGCTTTAAGCCTTTATAAATATAGCCTTTTTCCGCCATTTTACCGAACACTTCAATTTGACGTGCTTCAAATTCAGGCTTTAATGTGATATATGGATTTTCCCAATCGCCACGCACACCTAAACGTTTAAATTGTTCACGTTGATTAGCGATTTGCTCATAGGCATATTCCTCACAAAGCTGGCGGAATTCTGCTACTGACATTTCTTTGCGCTTAACGCCTTTGTTTGTTAATGCTTGCTCAATCGGTAAGCCATGCGTATCCCAACCTGGCACGTATGGTGCATGATAGCCTGTCATTGAACGATGACGTACGATCATATCCTTTAACACTTTATTTAACGCATGACCAATATGGATGTCGCCGTTCGCATATGGAGGTCCATCATGCAGTACATAATGTGGGCGATCCTTCGTGCGCTCAGTAACAAGCTGATAAATATTTTGTTCATTCCATTTTTCTTGCATTTTCGGCTCATTTGCTGGCAAATTTCCACGCATTGGGAAATCTGTTTTCGGCATTAATAACGTGTCTTTATACTCTACCATTTGTTTAAAACCCTCCTTAGATAAATAAAAAAAAGCTTCTCATCCCTCAAAAAGGGACGAGAAGCTATAACTCGTGGTACCACCCTAATTTACACAAAAGTTTGTGTCTCTTAGAACGCTGTAACGTTGCGTCAAACGAAATTACTTACTCATTTTTGTTTTCAGTAATTTAGCTTAGAAGTGATGTTCTGCTCTAATTGTTTCGTCTGAGCTCCCACTATCCCCAGATCGCTAGTCAGCAATTAAAACATACTGTCTTCCTTAAGTGCCATTGTGCATATATAACTCAGTATATGAAAAACAGAAAAAAACGTCAAGCGCTATAGCAACGCTCAAATTATTTTTCGATGTCCTCTACAACCTTCACCTGCTCTTGAATATCTGTTAAATCAACATCGTATTCAAGTAAATGCTCCCAATCATCGGTATTCAGCAAATCAAGCTGTGCTTCTACAAGCATTTTGAAACGGTTGCGGAACACCTTTGATTGCTTTTTTAGTTCGTCAATTTCAATCGTAATTTTTCTTGCCTTTGTTAAAGCATCGTTCACGATACGGTCAGCATTTTTTTCTGCTTCCTTGACGATTAGCTTCGCTTCCTTTTGTGAATTGCGACGAAGCTCTTCAGCAGCATCTTGTGCTACAACGATTGATTTTTGTAAAGTATTCTCTAATGTATTGAAATGACTAATTTGCTCTGACATCATTTTCACTTTTTCTTCAAGCTCTTTTTTATCGCGCAAAATAATTTCATAGTCTTTAATAATTTGATTTAAAAATTCATTTACTTCATCTTCCACATAGCCGCGAAAGCCTCTCGTAAACTCCTTATTATGTATATCAAGCGGTGATAACGGCATTACATGACACTCCTTTATCCATATCATCTTTTCATCTATTATAAAGCTTTTATGCCATTATGAACACGAAAATTCATAAAAAACAGCGATATTTATGATTTTTGCTCTAAACGTCCTATTTGTAATCGGATTTTATCCTTTTTTGTTCGTCCTTCAGTCATCAGTATTTTGAAGCGTCCGAAGCCTCTGACAGATACGATATCGCCTTCCTGCAATTCAAAGCTTACATGCTCACGCTCTGTCCAATTGACCTTCACTCTTCCTGATGTTACTAAGCTTTGTGATTTTTGACGTGACATATTTAAGACAGTAGCAAGTACAACATCCAGCCTCATCGATGAAATAAGCACAAGCTGCTCTCCCCATTCTTCCTCTGTTTGAATTAAAGGAGCTTGTTCATCTAATTCCTCGACATGAATCTTTACTTTGCCAATCGATGTTAAATTCGCCCTCACATAATCAGCTACTTCTGTCGCGACGGCAAACTGGGCTGTACTGTCTGCTACGCGAATATCACCAAATTTACTGCGATCTATGCCGAGTGACAATAAAGCCCCAAGCACATCTGGATGCTTTAATTGGACAAATTTAGCCGGATAATTGACACGAAATATCGTAATTTGGAAATCTTCTGCTACTGCCTCAAAATAGCTTGGCGCAATCATCATGCGCTCACGCTCAGCAGTATCAAACACGCCTGCTGATTTCACTTGCAACTCATCCACTTGTCCAACAACTGACATCACAATAAAGCGTTGACGCGGATCTAAAAAATCCGTCAATTTTGGTGCATAGCGATCCTCTACCTCTCGTTGCCAGCCAACAACTTGTTCAATAAAAGGCTGCTCATCTTTGCGAAAATGCTGAATTAAATGTTCCATCTTTTCTCTCCATTTGTCAGTAAATATAATAAAAGCCCCCTAAAAGGAGGCAAATGTTTAAAATACGATATAGCTTGCGACAGTAATAACTCCTTGCTGAATAAAACGCAATGCAAACAATGCAACGATTGGGGAAATATCAATCATCCCTAGTGGTGGAATGAATTTTCTAAAAATCCCCAAATAAGGTTCTACTAATGTTGCTAAAAAACGACCTACTGCTGAATCCTGTGCTGCTGGTATCCAAGACATTAAAATATAACCAATAATCATAAATGTGTATATTGTAAAAACTTGGTTAATAATTTGAAAAATCATCATATAAATTATATCCTCACTAATTTTAAATATCTTCTAAATAGCTTGAAATCTCTCCTGAAACCTCAACATTATCCGGTGTACATAAGAAAATATCTACACCTACTCGTTGAATATCGCCACCTAACGCATATACTGTACCGCTTAAAAAATCAATAATGCGTCTACCTTGATCAATATCGATACGTTGTAAATTGACAATCGTTGCACGCTTATTTTTCAAATGCTCTGCAATATCCTGTGCTTCTGCGTAGACACGTGGCTCAATCAATATCACCTTCGAGCCTTTTGATGACACTGCTGCCTGTAAGCTTACGACATTATTCACAGCATGCACTTGTGCGGGCTCTTCATGCACTTGAATTTTACGTTCTTTTTTCACGCGATTATTAACGACTGGTTTGGGCTGTTCTTGTTGCTTCGGCGGCTCATATGAAGTTTTGGGCGTTGATTGCTGCGCTACTTCCATTTCTTCTTCCTCGTCTAAATAAAAGAAATTTTTTATTTTATTTTTCATGCTCATATTTTATCCCTTCCTTCTAGCCAACAAGAGCTGTGCCGATTCTTACAAATGTCGCACCTTCCTCAACGGCAATTTCGTAATCGTTGGACATCCCCATTGAAAGTTCTGTACAAGGCGCATATGGTAGTTTTAATGCCACAACTTCCTGCTGTAATTTTTTCAAATTGCGAAATACTGACCGTATCAGCTCTTTATTATCTGAATATGGAGCCATTGTCATTAAACCAACAACTTCAATTTTTGTCATATTTGCTAAGCTATGCAGAAAATCAATTGTTTCTTCAGCAGTTAACCCATGCTTTGATTCTTCGCCTGACACATTTACTTGCACAAAGCATTTCACAACATGCTGTGCTCGCTTTTCAATTTCCTCAGCTAGGCTTAAGCGGTCTAGTGAATGTAAATAATCAATTTCATTAATTACTTGCTTTACTTTACGCGTTTGCAATGAGCCGATGTAATGCCAATTAGCAAATTGCTGTATCGCTTCTCTTTTCACTAATAATCCTTCTGGACGGTTTTCACCTAAATGTAACAAGCCTGCATCAATCGCTTCTGCTGTACGTGCTACATCTACTTCCTTTGTAACAGCAATAATCTGGACTGGCTGCCCGTAATTACTTCGTTCTTTCGCCTGGTCTATATTCACTTGAATTTGTGCTAAGTTTTCAATAATTTTTGCCAATGCTTTCCCAACTTTACATTCAAAATTTATTCACTTTAATTGTATTATATATGAACAAATGCTCACGATAAATCAAAAATTCTATGAGCTGTTGTTTATTACTAACGTAGTATTAGTCTTTCAAGTATTTTTACTTTGTTTCATTGTAACAAGCCTACTATAATTTATCAATGAATAGCTTAAGTTATTATCATTCTTTCCCTCTATGCCAAAACACCTTTTACTAAAATAACATCCTTACCAATTGTCAAAATATCATTTATAGAAATTTTTCGTGTTACTTCTTCCCCCTGAAAAATATGCAATATTTTTTTCGGCTCTGCTACAAGAAACCCTGTAATCATACCGCTCTTTTCGCAAATTTCAGCATCAACAATATAGCCGATAAAGCGGCCACTTCCTGCCTCAATAATTTCCTTTTGCTGCGCCACTGAAAAACGCATCATATCCACTCCTCGAATTGTGTCTAAATTGTAGGTGTGCCTGGCACTCTAAAATAAAAAAATCCACTTACAACGAGTGCGTCTAAGTGGATTTTCATTATTATATCGTCTGAAAGTGGCACGTTAGACCGCTTTCTTCTTGAAATATTCACCATTAAGAAAATGGTTACTTTTATGGACTTCAAAGTCTTTTTTTTTAATTTTAAAACAGATAAGTGCAAGTAGTGCACTAGCAACGCTCACCTATTACTGCAAATAATCGGCCTGCATCATTTCGATTGCGCTTTTTTCTAAGCGTGAAATTTGTGCCTGTGAAATGCCCAATGATTTAGCAATCTCCGTCTGCGTTTCACCATAGTAAAAGCGTTTCGCTACAATAAGCTGCTGTCTTTCATCTAATTTTTGCAGACTTTCCTTCACTGACACATAATCAACCCATTGATCCTCAGACACATCGCCCTTTAGCTGATCCATTAAATACATCGCATCACCGCCATCGGAATAAATTGGCTCCTGCAATGAAACAGGATCTTGAATGGCATCGAGTGCAAATAGCACATCCTCTGGCTTCATTTCAATCGCCGCTGCTAATTGTTCAATCGTTGGCTCATATAAATTTTCCGTGATAAATCGCTCTTTTGCCTGCATCGCTTTGTAAGCAATGTCTCGCAATGAGCGTGATACACGCAGCGCATGATGGTCACGCAAATGTCTGCGAATCTCTCCGATAATCATCGGTACAGCATATGTCGAAAAACGTACATTATGCTTTAAATCAAAATGATCGATTGCTTTTAATAAACCGATACAGCCCACTTGGAATAAATCATCAGCCTGCTCACCACGATATGAAAAGCGTCCTACAATACTTAATACTAAACGTAAATTACAAATAACAAGCTCCTCACGTACAGCGATATTTCCCGCTTGTAATTGAACGAATAACTCACGCATTTCCTCATGTTTTAACACTGGGAGCTTTGCTGTGTCTACACCACATAGCTCTACTTTTGTTCGCATCAACTATTCCCCTCCGAACGATTATCTTTCGTTCAGTTTGTCCCGGGATAAAGTAGGCTATGCGTAAAAATGGACGGCAAATTCATCCAAGTTATGCAATTGGCGCATTTAAATATTCGCGCAATTCCAATATTATTTTTTTCTCTAAGCGTGAAATGTATGATTGCGAAATTCCTAAATGATCAGCTACTTCCTTTTGTGTCATTTCTTCTTTACCATTTAAACCAAAACGACATTCCATAATGTATTTTTCTCGTGGGTTTAGGCAATTAATTGCACTAAACATATGTTGACGCTCGATTTTGCGCTCCACATCATTCGTTATAATATGCACCTCTGTACCTAAAATATCCGATAGCAATAACTCATTGCCATCCGCATCAGAATTCAGTGGCTCATCAAATGATACTTCACCTTTCATACGGCTTGTTTTTCGTAAATGCATTAAAATTTCATTTTCAATACAGCGTGAAGCATATGTTGCGAGCTTTATATTTTTTTCTTTATTAAATGTTTCAATCGCTTTAATTAAGCCAATCGAACCAATACTAATTAAATCCTCAATCGGTGTACCTGTATTATCAAAGCGTCTTGCGATATAAACAACGAGACGCAAATTTCGTTCAATCAATGTATCTCTTGCGGATAAATCCCCATTCATAAAGGCTTCAACGACAGTTAATTCTTCTTCTCTAGTCAATGGTACTGGCAATGAATCATGTCCTCCTATATAGTATGTTCCTTTGCGAAAGAACTTACTCCAAATATTTTGCAAATACGCTACTAGTTTTTGAATCAATCATTCTCCTCCTTTATTGTTGACTGGAAAGCGCTAAAACATGAAGCATCATATCAGCTTGCTGCGGAAAATTGGCATCATTTTTCGTTAGTACGACATAATGTCCCGTCACCTTTTGTTCATTAAT belongs to Lysinibacillus louembei and includes:
- a CDS encoding DivIVA domain-containing protein codes for the protein MPLSPLDIHNKEFTRGFRGYVEDEVNEFLNQIIKDYEIILRDKKELEEKVKMMSEQISHFNTLENTLQKSIVVAQDAAEELRRNSQKEAKLIVKEAEKNADRIVNDALTKARKITIEIDELKKQSKVFRNRFKMLVEAQLDLLNTDDWEHLLEYDVDLTDIQEQVKVVEDIEK
- a CDS encoding YggS family pyridoxal phosphate-dependent enzyme: MAKIIENLAQIQVNIDQAKERSNYGQPVQIIAVTKEVDVARTAEAIDAGLLHLGENRPEGLLVKREAIQQFANWHYIGSLQTRKVKQVINEIDYLHSLDRLSLAEEIEKRAQHVVKCFVQVNVSGEESKHGLTAEETIDFLHSLANMTKIEVVGLMTMAPYSDNKELIRSVFRNLKKLQQEVVALKLPYAPCTELSMGMSNDYEIAVEEGATFVRIGTALVG
- the ileS gene encoding isoleucine--tRNA ligase, with the translated sequence MVEYKDTLLMPKTDFPMRGNLPANEPKMQEKWNEQNIYQLVTERTKDRPHYVLHDGPPYANGDIHIGHALNKVLKDMIVRHRSMTGYHAPYVPGWDTHGLPIEQALTNKGVKRKEMSVAEFRQLCEEYAYEQIANQREQFKRLGVRGDWENPYITLKPEFEARQIEVFGKMAEKGYIYKGLKPVYWSPSSESALAEAEIEYKDVKSASIYVSFAIKDAKGVVPADAKFIIWTTTPWTLPANLGITVNPELTYVVVAVADNKFIIAKDLLETIAQELAWESYEIVQELQGEALDRVVAAHPFYDRDSLVMLGDHVTADAGTGCVHTAPGHGEDDFNVGKLYGLEVLSPVDNRGCYTSEAPGFEGLFYDDANKVITEKLKEVGALEKLNFFTHSYPHDWRTKKPVIYRATPQWFASVEMFRSELLDAVKATEFTPAWGETRLYNMIRDRGDWVISRQRAWGVPIPIFYAENGEPIITPETIAHIAALFREHGSNIWFQKEAKELLPEGFTHPGSPNGEFTKENDIMDVWFDSGSSHQGVLVERGMQYPADLYLEGSDQHRGWFNSSLITSVAINGHAPYKGLLTHGFVLDGEGRKMSKSLGNVIIPQKVMDQYGADILRLWVASVDYTGDVRISMDMLKQVSEVYRKIRNTLRFLHGNVADFNPATDRVAYSELREMDQYMYMRLQDVLKTVRAAYDRYEFSTVYTVVNNFVAIELSSFYLDIAKDVVYIEGADQKDRRAMQTVMYDTLMTLLKVLTPILPHTTDEMWSYLGQEEASVQLTDFPEVDEQANFEELRVKWTKIIAVRDEVLKALEEARNAKTIGKSLEAKLTVYADEEVATLLQDANINFAQLSIVSAFEVAGVKADAPANALVLDKTAIVVEKAEGEKCERCWTITPTVGTNAKHTTLCARCADVVEKYYI
- a CDS encoding YlmH family RNA-binding protein → MEHLIQHFRKDEQPFIEQVVGWQREVEDRYAPKLTDFLDPRQRFIVMSVVGQVDELQVKSAGVFDTAERERMMIAPSYFEAVAEDFQITIFRVNYPAKFVQLKHPDVLGALLSLGIDRSKFGDIRVADSTAQFAVATEVADYVRANLTSIGKVKIHVEELDEQAPLIQTEEEWGEQLVLISSMRLDVVLATVLNMSRQKSQSLVTSGRVKVNWTEREHVSFELQEGDIVSVRGFGRFKILMTEGRTKKDKIRLQIGRLEQKS
- a CDS encoding YlmC/YmxH family sporulation protein, which produces MRFSVAQQKEIIEAGSGRFIGYIVDAEICEKSGMITGFLVAEPKKILHIFQGEEVTRKISINDILTIGKDVILVKGVLA
- a CDS encoding cell division protein SepF; the encoded protein is MSMKNKIKNFFYLDEEEEMEVAQQSTPKTSYEPPKQQEQPKPVVNNRVKKERKIQVHEEPAQVHAVNNVVSLQAAVSSKGSKVILIEPRVYAEAQDIAEHLKNKRATIVNLQRIDIDQGRRIIDFLSGTVYALGGDIQRVGVDIFLCTPDNVEVSGEISSYLEDI
- the sigE gene encoding RNA polymerase sporulation sigma factor SigE codes for the protein MQKLVAYLQNIWSKFFRKGTYYIGGHDSLPVPLTREEELTVVEAFMNGDLSARDTLIERNLRLVVYIARRFDNTGTPIEDLISIGSIGLIKAIETFNKEKNIKLATYASRCIENEILMHLRKTSRMKGEVSFDEPLNSDADGNELLLSDILGTEVHIITNDVERKIERQHMFSAINCLNPREKYIMECRFGLNGKEEMTQKEVADHLGISQSYISRLEKKIILELREYLNAPIA
- the sigG gene encoding RNA polymerase sporulation sigma factor SigG, producing MRTKVELCGVDTAKLPVLKHEEMRELFVQLQAGNIAVREELVICNLRLVLSIVGRFSYRGEQADDLFQVGCIGLLKAIDHFDLKHNVRFSTYAVPMIIGEIRRHLRDHHALRVSRSLRDIAYKAMQAKERFITENLYEPTIEQLAAAIEMKPEDVLFALDAIQDPVSLQEPIYSDGGDAMYLMDQLKGDVSEDQWVDYVSVKESLQKLDERQQLIVAKRFYYGETQTEIAKSLGISQAQISRLEKSAIEMMQADYLQ
- a CDS encoding YggT family protein; translated protein: MMIFQIINQVFTIYTFMIIGYILMSWIPAAQDSAVGRFLATLVEPYLGIFRKFIPPLGMIDISPIVALFALRFIQQGVITVASYIVF